The stretch of DNA CTCACTTACTGCTGTTAGTAGTCccaagaaaaagagatgaaattgCAGCATCTTGTAATGGTAAGTGTTTTAGGTCTAGGAGAGGTACTGTGATATTTGTTTACTTCCTGAGAGACGACAGAAATACATAGTTGTGGGGTATGAAGGTAAATTCAGTGATAATAGCTAAAAAGCAAATATCATTTAAAGTCACTAGTATTTTTAGAAGTTGGAATGctggttttattttacatagaaatTTTTCCTCTAATTATTTTACCATCTTATGTTCTCAAAAATGATTCTATGTTGCTTTAAATTCACCTTTCAGTGAAGTTCTCATGTCATATCAAAAAATGACTGCTTTGTCATTTCTtacatcattttttcctttctgttgccAAATGCCCTCCAGACTTTCCATGTTGGTGCGGTAAGCTAGAAATTTTTAGTTTGTAGTgattgttttcatttgtgtttctatGTTTTTGTGCCCGTAGTCACTTCTGTAATGTTTGTTTCTGAGTTTCCTTTGGGGGGATTGACCTGCCACTGAAGCATCAGCTTCCCTGTCATGGGACTCTCCTTGGAATGACGGGTTTTCCTTCCACTATAGGATCTGCCACTGTGAAGGAGATGATGAGAGCCCCCTGATCACCCCCTGCCACTGCACAGGAAGCCTCCACTTCGTGCACCAGGCCTGCCTGCAGCAGTGGATCAAGAGCTCTGACACGCGCTGCTGCGAGCTCTGCAAGTATGAGTTCATCATGGAGACCAAGCTGAAACCGCTGAGAAAAGTACGTGGGAGGAAGGGATGCTTCACCCTTCCTGAAACCAGTGACCCCCAGAGAGCTGGTGTCTCAGGTTATGAGGTCATGGCTTGCCTACGTTCATTTCCTTAAAAAGTTGGGGCTGGTGCTTACATCTGCATTGTAGAGATTGTTGTTTCTTGTGCCGATTTTCAAGTCCCCCTCCTCAGGAAGAAGCTCTTTCTGACCATTCATAAtccttcttttcccttcaaaGTAAGACTGCTTGCTTGTCGGTGTCAGTCATCTAGCCTTTGACCACAGACTGTTTGTGACATATCTTAGGACCTAATTTTATACGTACTAACTGTTGACGTCCTGCCTTTCTGATTAGGACTGTCTGTTGGAGATTAGTATCtcctcagcacccagcacagtgtaGTACACAGTAAATTTATTTGTATACACCCATAAGTATTTGCTGGATGGGAGCGTGAGTAGGTGgatagggaaaagaaagaaagcacaaaCGTTGCAAGATGTGCAGCTGTCTTCAGAAAGGACCCACAGGCGTTGTATGACACGCAGCTCTCTGGAGACCCATGTCGCTGTGCCCTCTGAGAGGAGCTTTGTCCAAAGCACTGGCTTTCTATTTAAATGTTGACTGTTTCATACATCTCTCTAGATGCCCAGCACAAACAGTTTTGTCTGGAAGAATAAAAGACTGTTCCTATCCCAGaacattaatatataaattgCAAGATAAGTCACATCATCAAGTACTAGCCAATTAAATACTAAACGATGTGCTGGTAGAGCATATCAGTCattcagaaaaggaaatgctcGTTATAGGCTAGAGTGCTGGGGAAGTGGAGCGATGGTAGCCTCACAGGGTGTTTGGGTTTTAGAGCAGTTCTTGAAGGATTACTAGGATTTGCAGGCAGAGTGAAAGGAGTTTAGAGAGGTCAAGCTGTCTGTGGAGTAAAGCATACCCTAGAAAGGTGAGGGTGAGCATTAACAGGGTGTCAAGCTACGTGTGTTGTAGGAGTAGCAGGAAGCATGGGGCACTGAGGCACTGACTCTGTGTTATAGGTAGGAAGACCAGGGAACTTGCTAGTGTATAAAATCCCAGCAGAAAACAACCAGATGTTAGAGAAGGCTTGTGCAAACTGCTTAAAAAGTTTTGCCCAGTAGAAGCCTTGTAATTTATTGGGTGCCTACTCTATGCTAATCTCTCAATATAGGAAGTCTTTTAGGCTCTATTTTCAACTACCCTGCATAGACCCATCTGGAAAGAGCCTGTGACTAGGGTTGGCAAAGGATATGTGCAGAGTGTTTACACAttgttctttctctctacctTTATGTGTTTTCTCCCGATTCGGAAACcagtaaatgaaaaagaaagtctgGCTATTTGGAGTAAATTAATGAGCTCCTAGAGGAGATGGGACTAGCAGAGTCTGCTTGTACCAGGAACTCTTAGCGTCGATTTTGAGCTGTTGCTGCCAAAGTAGCAAGGACCAAAGAGTGAGCGTCTTCTGCCATTCACCTTCACAATGTAGTGTGACCCATCTGCTAGTGTGTTGTGGCATCATCAACCCTCTTCTTCCGCTCGTCCATGCCAGTCAGCGCATCAGGGAGACTTAAAACATAGCACCTGGGTCCTGGGCCAACATACTGTTTTCATTAGGACTGAAATCATAGAATTCTTTATCAGGCCATTTTTTGTCTGCTTGCAAGAATAAGCAGACAAGGGGATTTTTGATGGTAGTTCAACATTCATCTTGATCGCGGCTTCTTTTCATCGCATAGAACGTTGGCTGCACCTGGTACCTGGTTGAAGCCAAGTGGTTTTAGGAGAACAAACTTGTGGGAATGCATCTAGTTTGGGAAGGGAGAAGTGGGGCGGAAAGCCAATCTTACCTGCCTACAATGCTCTCACCCCACCGGAGCCCTTTTCCAGAAGCCTGAGCCTCACactttgtgttgtttttctaGTGGGAGAAGTTGCAGATGACGTCCAGCGAGCGCAGGAAGATCATGTGCTCAGTGACATTCCACATCATTGCTATCACATGTGTGGTCTGGTCCTTATATGTGCTCATTGACCGTACCACCGAGGAGATCAAGCAGGGGCAGGCAACAGGTGAGTTCTCAGGCTGAAGAGCAAGCTCAGCACAGGGGCCAGGATAGCTCACAGGAGTCCTGGGGTCAGAGGATTTTCCAGTCAGGCAAAAACGTCTGGGTTTCTGGAGGAGGGACATCAGTTAGAAGGCAGCATACCCCTTTTTggcatttcttttgctgtggtgGTAGTTTTTGAAACCCAGTCAGGAGAGTTCATATTCTGGAACATGAGAATCTGCAAACTGCGTCCTGGAAAAGCAGGAAGTAGCTGGGCACTGTCTTCCACTCTTCTTTGACTAAGCAACATTGGATGAGTTGTGAATCCATTGGTCAGTTGTGCAgtcttgtagtcccagatacttaggaggctgaggaatggaGGATTGCTgggggctcaggagttcaaggctgtagtgtgccatgatcacacctgtgaatagccactgcgctccagcctggggaacatatagcaagactgcatctcttaaacaaccacaacaacagaATCAGTTATTATGGGAAGTTCAgaagttgtgtttttctttacttcagatcttaaataaaatctaatagGCTGAGTTTTTCCCTTCCAGGAATCCTAGAATGGCCCTTTTGGACTAAATTGGTGGTTGTGGCCATCGGCTTCACCGGAGGACTTCTTTTTATGTATGTTCAGTGTAACGTGTATGTGCAATTGTGGAAGAGACTCAAGGCCTATAATAGAGTGATCTATGTTCAAAACTGTccagaaacaagcaaaaagaatatttttgaaaaatctccacTAGCAGAGCCcaactttgaaaataaacatgGACGTGGAATCTGTTATTCCGACACAAACTCTTCTTGTTGCACAGAGCCTGAAGACACTGGAGCAGAAATCATTCACGTCTGATTGTGTGTGGGTTGTCATTTTCCTGGACATCCATGAAGAGCCGAAGGAAATTGTTTACTGCCAATTGTATACCTTTCTTATGTCCTTTAATAGCATAGACTGGACAGGTGACTATAGtggcttctctttttctaaaCCTTCCGTAGTCTCCTAGAAAATCCTCCTGTGGGCCGGGCATACCTGGGTACTGCCTCTGCCTGGCAGCTCTGTGGGAAGGTGGAAGACCCCACGATGACCTGATGGGGAGCCAGCAGAGTTCCTGCCCATGGTCTTGAGCAGaatgagagaataaaatgccAATCCCAAGGGAAGAGCAGGAGCAGGGGCGCCCAGGCCCTGATCCGCAGCTGCCTCCAGCTTGCAGCAGTCCCCAGCCTGGAGCAGAGCATTGGGGAATGTCTAGCCACGATGAGAGGATTCCCTCTGCACCACGGTGAACCCCAGGAGATGGTATTGAAACAGACCCCCAAACATAGACTCCTGCCCGCCCTTTGCCGATGCAGCCTCCTCCATGCTCTTGAGCAGGTGGGGCTGTGGTGCTCTGTGATGGCGCGTGATTCACTGAGCAAACAGCACTTTacagaagaaaatctttattttgtaatatgtGTGTCCAGTGGGATTGACACTCAAAAAAagtctcatttaaaaatctttccttccTTACCTTTGTATCTCCTTTACATCATGAGAGATCAAAAACCCGTTTTGCCTTATATATGCTAAGAAGCGTGGCATTTGTTTTGTTCATAAAATAGATATCATGACTTTAAGACAGGACAAGCAGGCTAGAGGCTTTTTAAATCACAGATCTCATGGGAATTAATGGATGCTAAATGGCAATTAAAGCCTGATTCCTATGCTTTTGGGCCTGTTTTATGACAAGGTGTTATTTCATAGACCTGCcctgtatgtttcttttttgtcaACACTGAAAAAGAACAGTTTATGAGATGTAAAtggaaagagaggaagtgaaTAATGATAacaaaactgaatattttaaaaatattcctttatagTTAAATCTCTCCAGTTGGTGCTGGCTTCACATTGAAAGAGCAGCCATGTGCCACCCTGGCTGGGGTGTGTGTACTGCAGGTTCTCTCTTGCGTGCAAGATGAGCGGTGGCCCACCATGCGGTTTCTGCTCGGGGAGGTTCTGTGGAGTCACTGCCAGGGCCACGAGGCAGGCGGGCTGGCTCTGGGACGAGGGCCAGGTGTGAGCAAACTGCCAGGGTCTGCTGTGCCACTGTTCCCTGGCCACATGCCCGCCAGCTGTTGCCTTAACCGGACTGAACAGACAGGATCGTTCGGGGCCCTTGGCCCCACTCTCAGTCCATTCTGTCATCAGGGATTACCACCTGTAccattttcataaaacaaaaccaaaatcactACCATCAAATGGCCTTGTCCTTCTAAAAAGTCTGCTtaaagttatgtttttaaaacccAGTTTCCTAGTTCCAGGCAAATAGTTACCTCTGGGAAAGTTGCCGGGGGGCCTGAAACCCAATGTAAGTAGCTCAGATGCTTCCTTTCCAGGCCACTCTCTCACCCAGCCTGCAGGGAGGAGATGGCAGATGCTGGGGGTCCTGCCTTCAGTCTCTCTGGGCCTTAGGTGTTTCGTTTGTCCTGCTAAGGGGATGAAGCAGGCACAAGGTGATTTATATGCCTTTCAGAGTGAAAGCCCTGGAGTTCGTTTTGAAGGCCAGGAGGCTGAAGGATCTCCAAGCTATGATGTGGGCTTAAAAGTAGCAGGCTTTATCCTTTTGTCTTCTCCAAGCCAGTGTCTGATTCCTTGGCAGCACAGGTCTTAGTCTGTGGAGTGGCTCTGCTGTGGCCTTCCTCTGGCCAGGCAGGCACTGTCCAGCCATAGCCAGCTCCTGAAAATAGGGCAGCCTCCCCTTTCTCCCAGGCCACATCCAGCCCATGCCTATGTTCACTGTGCCCTGAAGTGCAATTACCCATACCCCTTCTCAGCCTGGGGACCCTAGGCAACCACAGACTGTCCACTCAGGGGAGCTGAATCCCAGGTCAGCCCTGCCAGTGTCCCTTAGGAACTGCCCAGGCAAGGCCCCTGGTTTTGTGTACTTGTTCCTGCCACCCAGCAGTAAATGGATGTTTCAGGTGAAGACCAGGATAGATTTCCTAAGTGTGAATCCCCAGTTCACAAATGGAACCCCTTATGCTGAACTTGAAAAGCACCAAGACATCCTGTAGATAGGAAAGTAGGTAGGGACAGCCCCTGGGCAGCCCACCCAGTGTAGCTGGCACCCCACTATGGCAAAGGTGCCTTGATAACTGAGCCCTGTACCCCTCCCATGCCCAACCAGATTCTCATGGGAAgccctctcccttcttttctgccTAACACCATCTCATCATTTCTGGCCTCACTGTGGACAGTCCACACACATTCTTCTTTCCCCTCCTGGTGGGGCACATGGCCACccccttgccttttcttttcttgaaggtTCTAGTTCAGCTCCTGATTCATCAGACCCTTCTAGCCCCCTGCGTCTAGCAGTGAAGCATGAAGCCTGGCGGGGATGTGGTACTCCTGTCTGGTGTGGCCACCGGCTCTGCCAGTGTTCCTGTAGCCTCGGAAAACTTGCTCTCTCGATTCTTTTGGGTGCTGTGTACTCACCagcttcccccccaccccccattcTGCACCTGGCTTTAGTGAAAGGATGGCATTTGGTTGACCCATATAGAAACCCAGAATGAGGTCTCAGGGCCAGGAGGCCTGGTACTTGTAGGCCAGGAAAGGGGAAGAGGCAAGTGTCTGGGGTATCACTAGCCAGCCCTCTCTGATTTGGCCTCTACTCCCCATAAGTCATAGTACCATAAGTAGGCTTCTGGCCTCAGCAATTTGGTCTTTGTGCCCAAGTTTATTGTGAGGATTTCCTGAAAACTTTATAAAAGGTCTCTTCCTACTCCAGGCCTCTAatgtttttcccctttttgcttCAGTCCACTCGCAGTCGTGTAGGCCTAGTTttcaaacctgcacatgtgtccTACCTGGCCACAGGCATGCAGGCCTCAGGTAGCTGGGCCAGTTTGGGAGCCTCAGGTGATGTCTGCATGATCTGGGGCTGCCTCTGTACCCCTGGTGTGGGCTTCAGGGTTGGAGAAGGGCTGGGACCAACCGGGTGAGATCCACACGGCTCTGGATGTGGCTAGAGGCAAATACGCGCTTGAATTGCTTTCCCTTTTGAATCTGGTATGAAACATGCAGTTTCCATTTCTAGCCCAAGGAAAGACCAAAACATAGGGAACTAAAAGCATTTATCTTTGTCTTGGAAGTAGCTGTTGAAGTTGTGCAGTTGATCAATGCAAAGTTAGATGCAATGTTTATAGAAATTGATTGGTAAACCAAATTTACACTGGCATGTGTGGTGTAGTTTCTAAAAGGCACttcacatttgaaatttttcttaccTTAGAAAGTTTCTAGTGATCTAAATGTctagttttgtattcttttgtgtatGTTCACTGGTTCTCAGTATTACCACTTGAAAAATTCTCTGTACAGGGGGGTTTGTGCTATACACTGGGACGTCTCATTGCAGCAATAAAGCCTTTCTTACAAAGGAGTTTTGCCATGGGAGTGTTTTCCTGCAGGGAGACTGGGGATGTTGGCAGGCACTCCAGTTCCCTGACCCCCTTTCCAGGGTTGTCTGGCTTGCACATCCAGAAATAATATGTGGCTCCTGGAGGTATCtattttcctcagcctccctcagacACGTGTGTCGGGGGTGGCCCGGCGGTGTCTGGTTGAGTGTGTGGGATGGGAGTGAAAACAGGCATTTCTCACAGGTGTGCTTGCTTCAGACACCCAGACCCTACCTACGCTCACCACCCTGAGGGAAGATAGACTTGAGTCTGTGTCACCACATGACCGCGGAGCACTTGATTAAGAAGCAGCCTTATCCATAGAAACTCGCTACTGACCCACAGCCCAGCTGAGAAAGCACCAGGGAGACCAGCAGGGTTGCCGGTGACAGCTCTGCCACACTGCATCCCCTGACTCTGGCAAGGCCTCTGAGGGAAGGCAGTGCCACGATCCTCAGAGAGCAAACTGCCCACAGGGCTGGGAGTGCTGAGGGCTGGTTGCAGCTTCCCTACCACATGCGTGGCCAGGGTCAGGGGTTGCgcgaggtgaggggagggaagcCAGGCTTGCCCGGATGTGCTGCTGCCTCAGAGGTGATCCACAGAACTCTTCCATTCTGGGCTGCCAGCTGACTTGGGAGCTAGACACAAGGCTGCTTTGCAGAGCCGTGGTCACAGCTGTCCCGAGGAGTGGAGGCCTGTGGCTCCAGGTGGGGGACAGGCCCGCAGAGCTGCTGAGCCTGTGTAGGAAGGACTGTGCTTATGGCCAAGAGGAGGTGGGATGGCCCCTGAGCTCTGTGCTGAGAAGGGTGGAACTGAAAGAGGAACCTGCCCCTGTAAGGTGAGGGCGGTGGCTCTCAGGGGGAGCCACTATGCTTTTGGGGAATTTTGGGAGTTTTTCTGAAAGCACACCCGACAGGGTCTGGGTGCGGGCAGGCTTGAGAGGATGTAACCGGCCACACTGATGGGGTACCCTGCCGCGAGGGACTCCCCACAGTCTGTGTCGGGATAGTAAACTGCTCAAAAGCAGCTTTCTGTTTTTGTCAATAAACTTTATTAGCAAACAGCCATGTGCATTCACTTAACATATTATCTACGGTTGATTCACTGCTACAGTGGGCCAAGTTGAATCGTTGGGACAGATTGTATGGCCTACAAAGCCTACAGTATTTACCGTGTGCCCCTTTGTAGGAAAAGCTTGCCAACTCTTTGTCAATGTGAAGGATGTCCCTAGAGTTGCTGGTGCACAGCCTGTGTGATACCTTGATAACAGAGGCGTTGAGTCACTGTCCAGGGCCTTGGAAGTGCCACTGTGACCTACAATCCTGCCACACCTCTGAGTTGGTTGGCCTCGAGAAAGCCAAGAGGCAAGTCCTCACCACTGGGGTATCAGGCTGGTGGGAGGCACATGATCCCTGGGGTTCACCTCGAGCTCAACCAGATGACCAGGGAATGCAGCTGGCTTTTCTTTGGAGAAGAGGGAGTCTCTGATGAAGCATTAAGGAGAGCTTCTGTAAGGTAAAATCAGTACAGCAGAGGGAAAGGCCTATGACAAACCTGTCAGcatggtgattaaaaaaaaagagattgggccgggcgcggtggctcaagcctgtaatcccagcacttcgggaggccgagacgggcagatcacgagttcaggagatcgagaccatcctggctaacacggtgaaaccccgtctctactaaaaatacaaaaaaaaattagccgggcgaggtggcgggcgcctgtactcccagctactcgggaggctgaggcaggagaatggcgtgaacccgggaggcggggcttgcagtgagctgagatccggccactgcactccagcctgggcaacagagccagactccgtctcaaaaaaaaaaaaaaaaaaaaaagattgaaaatcaaCCTGGTTCCTTTCCCAGGGAAAGGCCCCTTGGACAGTCAGGGGCAGAGGCCCTGTTACAAGGTCCTGCTCCCAGAGCCACAGCTATGCAGTTGAAGGCATCACGCTCATATAGGTAAATACATAGAaagtactgtgtgtgtgtgtgtgtgtgtgtgtgtgtatgatgtatTTTGCTTACTGCATTTACACATTACATCACTTTGTAGCTTGCTTTTTTCATCTAACAACCAGTTTATTTTCTATGTTAGAACACAGGCACCTACCTTATTCTTTCTAACTCATGCAGGATTTCTTTAAATCCTCCTGGATATAGATTTTTAGGTTGTTTACTAATTTTCGATATTAGAAATAAGGCTGCAGTCCACATCCATGTCATTTATTTTGGTACACTTGGGGGtgtgtgagggagggaggggcactTCTGAAGATAGatttctaaaagtagaaaaagggTAGATGCATTTGATCTTCTGAGTTGCAAAACTGATCTCTAAAATGATTCACTTACCTTCCTACAGTGAGAATGAATCTTTCTTGAGCCACATCAcaagtgttatttttaaagttgttccTAAAATGATTGTTACTCCTTTGTATGTCACTGAAGTTTTACTCTCCGTTTCTCAGATATATGAAATTGAGCATTGCTTGTTTACTGCCTATTTACTCCTGTCCCTACACATGTAGAGCCCCCCAATTATCAATGTCCCCCCCCACAGTGGTGCATTTATTACAATCCATGAGCCTACACTGACTCATCCTCATCCAAAGTCCATAGTTcaaggttcactcttggtgttctACATTCTGTGAATCTGGACATGTATCCAACACTATAGTGTCATACAGAGTTGTgttactgccctaaaaatcctctgtgccctgcctattcatccctcccacTGCCCTAGCCCCTGGCagtctttttactgtctccacagttttgccttttctgcaATGTTGTATCTTTGGAATCTTATAATATGCACCCTTTTCAGAGGGACTTATTTTAGTGATGCACACTTAAGTTTCTTCCacgtcttttcatggcttgatagctcatttctctttagtactgaataatatttccattgtctggatataccagtttatttatttactcaccTACCAAAGGGCAtctttggttgcttccaagttttgacaattatgaacaaagctgctCTAGACATCCATATGAAGGTTTTTGTGGGGACGTAAGTAAATACCAAAGAGTGCGATTGCTGGATGATGtggtaagagtatatttagttttgtaagaaactgccaagttGTCTTTCTAAGTGGCTCTACCGTTTTGCATTCTCTCCagttcctattgctccacatcctcctccATGTTTGGTGCTGTCAGTATTCtcaattttggccattctaatatgtATTTAGTGGTATCTCGTTAttgttctaatttgcatttccctgataacatATAATGtgcggctttttttttttttttttttttgagatggagtttcactcttgttgcccaggctggagtgcaatggcgcaatcttggctcactgcaacctccacctcccaggttcaagcgattctcctgcctcagcctcccaagtagctgggatgacaggcatgcaccatcatgcctggctaattttatatttttagtagagacaggtttttccatgttggacaaagctggtctcaaactctcaacctcagatgatccgcccacctcgacctcccaaagtgctgggattacaggcgtgagccaccacgcccccaGCTGTGCAGCTTCTTTTCACATACTTACTTGCCATTTGTAGatcttcttttgtttgttaaaGTCTTTGGCCCATTGTTCAATCAGATTGTTTCCTTACTGTTAAGTTTAAGAGGGCTTTGTATATTTTAAGTAACAGTCTTTTATCAGTTGtgtctttgcaaatatttcctccctctCCTAATGtggtcttttgcagagcagaaggttttaattttaattaagacTAACTtaccaattctttttttcatGGACCAtgtttttggtgttatatctaagaagTCATAGCCATACCTAGGTCATCTAGGTTTTATCCTATGTTAtgggagttttatagttttgaattttacatttagatctataatccattttgagttaatttttgtgaagagcATAAGGTCTGTATCTAGATtcatgcttgtttgtttttgcatgtagatatccagttgttcctgcaccatttgttgaaaaggcaaTCTTTGCTCCATTGTAGTCTGTgctactttgtcaaagatcagttgactgtatttatgaaggtctatttctgggctttctattctgttccattgatctatttgtctattctttcaccagtatggcactattttgattactgtagctttatagtaagtcttggaGCTGGGTAGTATCCATTTTCCAAATTTGTTGTTTTCCTACTATATTGTTGTGTTAgctgttctgggtcttttgcttCCGTATCTAAACTTTAGAGTAAGTTTGTCAACATCCACAACATAACTTGCCGAAATTTTGGTtaggattgcattaaatctataagtCAAGTTttgaagaactgacatcttgacaatattgagtctttctggGGAATATTTACTTATATCTGTTTATTTAGTTTCTCTTTGATTTCTGTCATCAGGGTTGCAGTTTTCCTCATAAAGatcttgtatgtattttattagatttaaacCTAAGTATGTATTTTTGGAATGTTAATGTAAACAGTACTTTGTTTTGAATTTCAATTTCCACTTGTTCATTACTGGTGAATAAGAGAGTgactgacttttgtatattaaccttgtatcttACAACCTTACTGTAACCACTTATTAGTTCCTAGGAGTTTATTTGtccattcttttggattttctacatagatgagcatgtcatctgttttatttcttacttcCCATTACGTATACCTTTCatctccttttcttgtcttactgcattaGGTAGGATTTCAtggtttttcaacattttattataaaaatttttaaacataaaaaagtttAACTACATAGTAAGAATATATATAAACCCTAGAATCTACAATTAACATTGTTATCTGTATGCTTTACCACAGATTTCCATCTATTAATCACTCTATTCACCCATCAACTTAGGTTTTTATGTATTTCAGAGTCAACTGCAGCCATAATTATACTTCACCACAAAAGTTTCAGCATGCATATCATTCACTAGAGTTCAGTATTTGCTCATGGTTCTTTTTGATTTTGGGTTAATATTTACATACGGTGAAATGCATACATCTGAAGTGTACCATTTGATGACTATTGATAAATGTATCTATCTAGGTAACCTAAACCCCTATCCAAATATAGAACATTATCCCAATCCTGaaaacttcttgtttttttttttttggagacgaagtcttgctcttgtccaccaggctggagtgcgatggcacgatctcggcccattgcagcctccgcctgggttcaagcgattctcctgcctctgcctctcgagtagctgggattacaggcacctacaaccactcccggctaatttttgtatttttagtagagatggggtttcaccgttttgaccaggctggtctcaaactcctgacctcaggtgatctgcctgcctcagcctcccaaagtgctgggattacaggcatgagcctctgtatCTGGCCCCTGAAAACTTCTTAATGCTGCTTTCTAGTCCACCCCtgtccccatccccactcccaccaaAATCAAACcctgttcttctttctttcccaccaGAGATTGGTTTTAGCCTGCTCCCAAACGTAATTGTAAGTCATACAGTATATACACTCTTTTGTGTAATGATTTTTTTCAGTCAgcatgtttttgaaattcatccatgctATTGTATCAgttatcttgttcctttttattgttgaataatactCCATCGCATGACTGTACCTTTCTTCATCCGTTTTCTTATTACTAGATACTTCaactatttccagtttttttggctattatgaagtggtaagaatatttttgtggacatatgtttttatttctcttaattacCTGGGAATGGAATGCTGTTTCAGAGAGGGTAGGGATAAGTttagctttataataaactgtGAGATGTTTTTCCAAAGCAGgagcaccattttacattcccaccaacactgtgtGAAGGTTCAGTTACTCCATATCCTTCCATACATTTGGTGTTGTCAATCATGACCTTTTTTTGACATTCTGGATATAGATTAGTAGTTGTAGTAGTAGTCTAGATTTGTAgttgtatttcattgtgattttaatttgcatttttttaacgactaatgatgttgagcatctttccatgtacttatttgccatttgCAAGTCTTATCTGTTTCTTTATATCAAGGGCCAGAAAATGCCAGCCCACTGACCAAATGTAGTCCATGGCCTGTTTTTGTAAGGCTCTTGAGGTAGGTTGTTTTaaaaatggcgatcattaaaaaggcaACAACAGATGCCGGCGaggctgtagagaaataggaacacttttaccctgttggtgggagtgtaagttagttcagccattg from Papio anubis isolate 15944 chromosome 11, Panubis1.0, whole genome shotgun sequence encodes:
- the MARCHF8 gene encoding E3 ubiquitin-protein ligase MARCH8 isoform X2; this translates as MSMPLHQISAIPSQDATSARVYRSKTKEKEREEQNEKTLGHSMSHSSNISKAGSPPSASEPAPVSSFSRTSITPSSQDICRICHCEGDDESPLITPCHCTGSLHFVHQACLQQWIKSSDTRCCELCKYEFIMETKLKPLRKWEKLQMTSSERRKIMCSVTFHIIAITCVVWSLYVLIDRTTEEIKQGQATGILEWPFWTKLVVVAIGFTGGLLFMYVQCNVYVQLWKRLKAYNRVIYVQNCPETSKKNIFEKSPLAEPNFENKHGRGICYSDTNSSCCTEPEDTGAEIIHV